The following coding sequences are from one Limibacillus halophilus window:
- a CDS encoding M24 family metallopeptidase, translating into MNASFVKQGQEAAFSKEELASRVEAARRSLSAKNIDVMIVTGPENIFYLTGQQTPGYYTFQALVLPVEGEPRFVVRRLESQNCIANTYLENLEVYDDGIDPLDLLVGVVAKTGGANQRVAIDKRGWFLPITAFEKLQEKLGVLADGAGIVESLRAVKSPSEVEKISRAASYVDAGMAAGLAAIREGASENDLVAAMMESAIRAGSEYVGMEPLVSSGRRTGVPHGTWKRRKIQGGEPVFLEMAACHDRYHAVLMRSAWMGQPNDVARRMMDACLEGLDAALATLKPGNTCEQVHQAVQAVIDKAGYTENYRKRSGYSVGISFAPDWGEWQVASLYDGIKRELVPGMVFHIPPALRIYGDFTVGVSETVVVTENGNRVLGKTARDLAIY; encoded by the coding sequence ATGAACGCATCTTTCGTCAAACAGGGCCAGGAAGCGGCTTTTTCAAAAGAAGAGCTGGCCAGCCGTGTCGAAGCAGCACGCCGCAGTCTTTCGGCCAAGAATATTGATGTGATGATCGTCACCGGGCCGGAGAACATCTTCTACCTGACCGGGCAGCAGACGCCCGGGTATTACACCTTTCAAGCATTGGTGCTCCCTGTGGAAGGCGAGCCGCGATTTGTCGTGCGGCGGCTGGAATCACAAAACTGCATCGCCAACACTTACCTGGAGAATCTGGAGGTTTATGACGATGGAATAGATCCGTTGGACCTTCTGGTGGGAGTGGTCGCTAAGACCGGTGGAGCAAATCAGCGTGTTGCGATCGATAAGCGCGGATGGTTCCTGCCGATCACGGCGTTTGAGAAACTTCAGGAAAAGCTTGGCGTACTCGCCGATGGCGCGGGGATTGTCGAGAGTCTGCGCGCAGTCAAGTCACCGAGCGAAGTAGAGAAGATTTCCAGAGCCGCAAGCTATGTTGATGCCGGGATGGCGGCGGGGCTAGCGGCAATCCGTGAAGGGGCTAGCGAGAACGATCTAGTCGCGGCCATGATGGAGAGTGCGATCCGCGCCGGGTCTGAGTATGTCGGAATGGAACCTTTGGTTTCCAGCGGCCGTCGTACGGGTGTTCCGCATGGCACTTGGAAGCGTCGCAAAATCCAAGGCGGGGAGCCGGTGTTCCTTGAGATGGCGGCTTGTCATGATCGCTATCACGCGGTTCTGATGCGCTCCGCCTGGATGGGCCAACCCAACGATGTGGCGCGTCGTATGATGGATGCCTGTCTGGAAGGACTAGACGCGGCGCTCGCCACTCTCAAGCCCGGCAACACCTGCGAACAAGTGCATCAAGCCGTTCAGGCGGTAATCGACAAAGCGGGTTACACCGAGAACTACCGGAAACGGAGTGGATACAGCGTCGGCATTTCTTTTGCGCCCGATTGGGGCGAATGGCAGGTCGCCAGCCTCTACGATGGTATCAAGAGGGAACTTGTCCCCGGCATGGTTTTCCATATCCCGCCTGCATTACGCATCTATGGCGATTTCACCGTTGGCGTCAGCGAGACCGTGGTTGTCACTGAGAACGGCAATCGCGTGTTGGGTAAGACAGCTCGCGACTTGGCAATTTACTAA
- a CDS encoding glutamine amidotransferase-related protein, whose product MNVPLILVEHHTGDPSDDCVVAAELHAVLQGIFSGGAAFSRIVGPQTDQDPNAYQHVSACGTLMGNQWLWPERLSDLSADPALEFSETGVSGPGGGIIACNNVVAPGLSVDRLMHGLQQKHHVLHVRVESQGRGLTAYLQRSGLQLSVDVIGRWTFDDYCRPRLSFLDLSPLELPTNVFSKIYQAGDVAPENRRARPSVLIVGEEQRLRRQYPALLAAIGDAGDLLKMKPHVEIVSPRNLEAAEAEEAVHATDAVLLPGGCDNSQVDGQIRIAAAALRGNTPTLGSCFGMQTMVTAFVRERLGNAGAHLQEIEPSARPLTFVQNPGPNGSIRHRLGAKTFTVLPGTQARSIYQSSLGRERMHHRHSLALDLWQPLSEAGLIISGRSEEDRIADVIELPGHAFYLGIQGHPELSSSAARPHPAFIAFLAAAAANSLS is encoded by the coding sequence GTGAATGTTCCGCTGATCCTAGTCGAGCATCATACGGGCGATCCGTCGGACGACTGCGTGGTGGCCGCTGAGCTTCACGCAGTCCTCCAGGGCATTTTTTCTGGGGGGGCCGCTTTTTCGAGGATTGTCGGCCCACAGACGGACCAAGACCCGAATGCCTATCAGCACGTCTCTGCGTGTGGGACGTTGATGGGAAACCAATGGCTCTGGCCCGAGCGCTTAAGCGATCTATCCGCCGATCCGGCGTTGGAGTTCTCGGAAACGGGAGTGAGCGGGCCGGGTGGGGGGATCATCGCCTGCAACAACGTCGTCGCGCCAGGCCTTTCAGTTGATCGCCTGATGCATGGATTGCAGCAGAAACATCACGTCTTGCACGTCCGCGTGGAAAGCCAAGGGCGGGGCCTGACGGCGTACCTGCAACGAAGCGGCCTACAGCTGTCGGTTGACGTTATTGGACGTTGGACATTCGATGATTATTGCCGCCCCCGATTGTCGTTTCTCGATCTGTCTCCACTGGAACTGCCGACAAACGTTTTCTCGAAGATTTACCAGGCCGGGGATGTCGCGCCTGAGAATCGGCGGGCACGCCCATCTGTCCTGATCGTGGGCGAAGAGCAGAGATTGCGAAGGCAGTATCCGGCATTGCTGGCGGCCATTGGCGATGCCGGCGACCTGCTCAAGATGAAACCGCATGTGGAGATTGTCTCGCCGCGCAATCTCGAGGCCGCGGAAGCGGAGGAAGCCGTCCATGCGACCGATGCCGTGCTTCTACCGGGTGGATGCGACAACAGTCAGGTTGACGGCCAAATTCGAATTGCAGCGGCAGCTCTGCGGGGCAATACGCCAACTCTTGGCTCCTGCTTCGGCATGCAGACGATGGTGACCGCCTTTGTCAGAGAGAGATTAGGGAACGCTGGTGCACACCTGCAGGAAATAGAGCCCTCGGCGCGTCCCTTGACCTTTGTCCAAAACCCCGGCCCAAACGGGTCGATCCGGCATCGTTTGGGCGCGAAGACCTTCACCGTTTTACCGGGAACGCAAGCGCGATCGATCTACCAGTCGAGTCTGGGGCGCGAACGCATGCATCACCGCCACAGCCTGGCACTCGATCTCTGGCAACCGCTTTCAGAAGCGGGCCTGATTATCTCCGGCAGGTCCGAGGAGGATCGTATCGCTGATGTGATCGAGCTTCCGGGGCATGCTTTCTATCTCGGAATACAAGGGCATCCTGAGTTGAGCAGTAGCGCGGCACGGCCACATCCAGCATTCATCGCATTCTTGGCCGCCGCCGCTGCGAATTCTCTTTCCTAA
- a CDS encoding dihydrodipicolinate synthase family protein, which yields MKSMDEARERTQGLYNICVTPFSEDGTLKKAALEANLERVIGLGFDGILIGGTYGEFPAMSTEERATLFRAAVEVVGDRVPLLLCSAAADPRAAVELTQLAADLGGLPMVTAPYVSEITDAQIVSYFKEIAKVSRTGIMIYNAPGIGITLSAPLIEELSDIEGMIALKQGDLSPTVVDRLVGRLKGKLKMLAASDLAMLGPIMTGFDGLSSTNSCALPEIIHGTYKAVLEGDVGRATSLNQLWYPVREACRAYGQPQTTKAMMALRGWDGGVVRAPLRSLSRAQHESLAETLRQVAANTDERLLKLAA from the coding sequence ATGAAATCTATGGACGAAGCACGTGAACGTACACAAGGCCTCTATAATATATGTGTAACGCCGTTCAGCGAAGACGGCACACTTAAGAAGGCTGCGCTTGAGGCAAACCTGGAGCGGGTTATCGGGTTGGGGTTCGACGGTATTCTGATTGGCGGGACCTATGGTGAGTTTCCCGCTATGTCGACCGAAGAGCGGGCCACGCTGTTCCGGGCTGCGGTCGAGGTGGTCGGCGATCGCGTGCCGCTGCTCCTCTGCTCGGCTGCGGCCGACCCGCGTGCGGCGGTGGAGTTGACGCAACTGGCAGCCGATCTTGGCGGCCTGCCGATGGTAACAGCGCCTTATGTATCGGAAATTACCGACGCGCAGATCGTGAGCTATTTCAAGGAAATCGCGAAGGTCTCTCGTACTGGAATCATGATCTACAACGCTCCGGGAATCGGCATTACGTTATCAGCGCCGCTAATTGAAGAACTGTCGGATATAGAGGGCATGATCGCATTGAAGCAAGGCGACCTATCTCCCACGGTAGTCGATCGCCTCGTAGGGCGCTTGAAGGGGAAACTAAAGATGTTGGCGGCTTCGGATCTTGCAATGTTGGGACCGATCATGACCGGTTTTGACGGCTTGAGTTCGACCAACAGCTGTGCGTTGCCGGAAATCATCCATGGCACCTACAAAGCCGTGCTAGAGGGTGATGTCGGCCGGGCGACAAGTCTCAATCAGCTCTGGTACCCTGTGCGTGAAGCTTGCCGCGCATACGGTCAGCCGCAGACAACAAAAGCGATGATGGCTTTGCGCGGCTGGGACGGCGGCGTGGTACGTGCTCCTCTCCGTAGTTTGAGCCGCGCGCAACACGAAAGCCTCGCGGAAACACTTAGGCAGGTGGCCGCCAATACCGACGAGCGACTCCTAAAGCTGGCGGCTTAA
- a CDS encoding pyridoxal phosphate-dependent aminotransferase, with protein MNSRSLLAPRMGQLRESPTAVVADLVRAMTAKGEHVINFGEGELDFETPEFIKQAGISAIEGGITRYTAVGGTIEVKKAVQTKFQRDNGLDFSLDQLIVGTGGKQLIFNAILATVSAGDEVIIPAPYWVSYPDIVRLAGGTPVIVPGEDRNGFKISPAALSKAITPATKWLVLNSPNNPTGALYSAQELDALLEVIADNPGILVMSDDIYEHIVYEGAFATPAAVRPDLADRILTVNGVSKAYSMTGWRIGFAGGPSWLISAMQVLQSQSTTNAAAMCQEATRAALVGPQDFMAERLERLRTRRDLVVAALNQTQGLRCDTPPGAFYVYVNCQALLGRKTADGAILESDTDVAKYLADDAKVGVVPGTAFGLSPYLRIAYGLDDRDLVEGCRRIRAACGRLN; from the coding sequence ATGAATTCCAGGAGCCTTTTGGCGCCTCGCATGGGACAGCTTCGCGAGTCCCCGACAGCCGTCGTAGCAGATTTGGTTCGGGCAATGACCGCCAAGGGCGAACACGTCATTAACTTTGGCGAAGGTGAACTCGATTTTGAAACGCCGGAGTTCATCAAGCAGGCTGGCATCTCAGCTATCGAGGGCGGTATCACGCGTTACACGGCCGTCGGTGGCACCATAGAGGTCAAGAAAGCCGTGCAGACGAAGTTCCAGCGCGACAACGGCCTCGACTTTTCGCTCGACCAATTGATCGTCGGCACTGGCGGAAAGCAGCTTATTTTCAACGCGATCCTCGCAACTGTAAGTGCCGGAGACGAGGTTATCATTCCCGCCCCTTACTGGGTGTCCTACCCCGATATTGTTCGTCTGGCAGGCGGAACTCCTGTCATTGTTCCCGGGGAAGACAGGAATGGCTTTAAGATCTCGCCCGCCGCGCTAAGCAAAGCGATTACACCCGCGACCAAATGGCTTGTACTGAATTCTCCAAACAACCCGACCGGCGCCTTATATTCCGCCCAGGAACTTGATGCGCTCTTGGAGGTGATTGCGGACAACCCCGGTATTCTGGTGATGTCGGACGATATTTACGAACACATCGTCTATGAAGGCGCGTTCGCAACTCCTGCAGCCGTTCGCCCTGACCTTGCCGACCGGATTTTGACCGTCAACGGCGTTTCCAAGGCTTATTCCATGACAGGATGGCGTATCGGCTTTGCTGGGGGCCCTTCCTGGCTCATTTCCGCCATGCAGGTTCTTCAGTCCCAGAGCACAACCAACGCGGCGGCAATGTGCCAAGAAGCGACGCGCGCGGCGTTGGTCGGCCCACAGGACTTTATGGCGGAAAGACTGGAGCGATTAAGAACACGTCGCGATCTGGTGGTTGCGGCATTGAACCAGACCCAAGGTTTGCGGTGTGATACCCCGCCCGGCGCCTTTTATGTCTACGTGAACTGTCAGGCCTTGCTGGGGCGGAAGACAGCGGATGGCGCGATCCTCGAGAGCGATACGGATGTCGCTAAATACTTGGCGGACGACGCTAAGGTCGGCGTCGTGCCGGGGACAGCCTTCGGTTTATCGCCCTATCTTCGTATCGCCTACGGCCTCGATGACCGGGATCTGGTTGAAGGATGCCGCCGAATCCGTGCGGCCTGCGGGCGGCTTAACTAG
- a CDS encoding sensor histidine kinase translates to MIGFLQGKASTVYSGGIFRRAAVIFLLLASAVAGVMFLLFHVQWGAALAVTRANEEKAAEIARQRIVTELDSVLLDIRYLTQQQFLKRWFERGDSTSLIDLANEYRLFSMEKRVYDQIRLIDLSGREQVRVNWNAGNPEVTPRSRLQDKVDRYYVHETLKLSPNEVYISPFDLNLEEGAIEQPIKPMIRFGALAHDADGNRKGMVILNYLGKRLISRIKALTDQTSGHLWLLNQEGYWLIGPTPADEWTFMYPDTRGRSFANSHPTAWARIKGSDVSGQLMDGGNLFTYSKIVSLASNLPPAKPDSNPTFTTTEQNWFVVTQVSSDGLANRRLELLEYFVLAFFALAILLILVAALVARHAQRRKEAEQHWRDSEKRFRSLLESAPDSVVITDTEGKIVLVNAQSEMLFGYQRESLVGQPVEMLLPDRFREQHVGHRRGYLSGAKARPMGLGLELFGLRSDGGEFPVAISLSPVETDEGKLVISSIRDVTEMHEAAREINNLNNRLERDNNELLALNKEMEAFSYSVSHDLRAPLRAIDGFSQALLEDCADVLTENGKSHLERVRQAAQRMGYLIDDLLKLSRVTRSELQIGTVNLSLVAQGVVDGLLESGARPDVNVTIAPDLIARGDARLLGIALENLIGNAWKFTGDRPSARIEFGQRITNGKSAFFVRDNGVGFDMAYADQLFRAFQRLHDAREFPGTGIGLATVQRIIRKHGGDVWAESETGKGAAFYFTLQQEKAS, encoded by the coding sequence ATGATCGGATTTTTGCAGGGCAAAGCGTCCACTGTTTACTCAGGTGGCATTTTTCGGCGTGCCGCAGTGATTTTTTTATTGCTTGCGTCTGCGGTTGCCGGGGTCATGTTCCTGCTGTTCCATGTGCAATGGGGTGCCGCACTTGCGGTAACTCGTGCGAATGAGGAGAAAGCCGCTGAAATCGCGCGGCAAAGAATCGTCACGGAGTTGGACTCGGTTCTCCTGGATATTCGCTATCTAACGCAGCAGCAGTTTCTGAAACGCTGGTTTGAGCGTGGAGACTCAACTTCGCTTATCGATTTAGCGAATGAGTACCGGCTCTTCTCGATGGAAAAGCGCGTTTATGACCAAATTCGCCTGATTGACCTTAGCGGTCGGGAGCAGGTGCGCGTGAATTGGAATGCTGGTAATCCGGAAGTTACTCCAAGGAGCCGGCTGCAAGACAAAGTTGACCGATACTATGTCCATGAAACTTTGAAACTCTCGCCGAACGAAGTTTACATCTCTCCCTTTGATCTGAACCTGGAAGAAGGCGCAATAGAACAGCCAATCAAGCCAATGATTCGCTTTGGCGCGCTTGCTCATGATGCCGACGGCAACCGCAAGGGTATGGTCATCTTGAATTACTTGGGGAAGCGTTTGATCAGCCGTATCAAGGCGTTAACAGATCAAACATCGGGCCACCTCTGGCTGCTCAACCAAGAGGGCTATTGGCTTATCGGCCCAACGCCGGCGGATGAATGGACATTCATGTACCCGGACACACGCGGCCGCTCGTTTGCGAACAGTCATCCAACAGCTTGGGCGCGGATCAAAGGCTCTGATGTCTCTGGACAACTTATGGACGGAGGTAATCTCTTTACCTACTCGAAGATAGTATCTCTTGCCAGCAACCTGCCACCGGCGAAGCCGGACTCAAATCCAACCTTCACGACCACAGAGCAAAATTGGTTCGTCGTGACGCAGGTGTCATCGGACGGGTTGGCGAACCGGCGGCTGGAATTGCTTGAGTACTTTGTGCTCGCATTTTTTGCGCTGGCGATTTTGCTGATCTTGGTGGCGGCCTTGGTTGCCAGGCATGCACAGCGTCGCAAGGAAGCGGAGCAACACTGGCGTGACAGTGAAAAACGCTTTCGCAGCCTTTTGGAATCCGCGCCGGACTCGGTGGTTATCACCGACACCGAGGGAAAGATTGTGCTGGTGAACGCACAATCGGAAATGCTGTTCGGTTATCAGCGCGAAAGTCTCGTCGGTCAACCGGTAGAGATGCTTTTACCTGATCGTTTCAGAGAGCAGCACGTCGGTCACAGACGCGGTTATCTATCGGGTGCAAAAGCCCGTCCGATGGGGCTTGGCCTTGAACTTTTTGGGCTCCGTTCGGACGGTGGTGAGTTTCCTGTAGCGATCAGCCTCAGCCCGGTTGAAACAGATGAGGGGAAGCTTGTCATCTCCTCCATTCGTGACGTCACCGAGATGCATGAAGCCGCGCGCGAGATCAACAACCTGAATAACAGATTAGAACGCGACAATAATGAGTTGCTGGCCTTGAACAAGGAGATGGAGGCTTTCAGCTATTCGGTGTCGCACGATCTCCGCGCGCCGTTGCGTGCGATTGACGGTTTTAGTCAAGCCTTGCTGGAAGACTGTGCCGATGTCCTGACCGAGAATGGCAAGAGTCATCTTGAGCGAGTCAGGCAGGCGGCTCAAAGGATGGGCTATCTGATTGATGACTTGCTCAAGCTTTCGCGGGTAACCAGATCGGAACTGCAGATTGGTACCGTCAACCTCAGTCTGGTGGCGCAGGGCGTTGTGGATGGGCTTCTTGAAAGTGGCGCCAGGCCTGATGTGAATGTCACGATTGCGCCCGATCTGATCGCGCGCGGGGACGCCCGACTTTTGGGAATTGCGCTGGAGAACCTCATCGGTAACGCCTGGAAGTTCACTGGTGACAGACCGTCCGCGCGGATTGAATTCGGGCAACGCATTACCAACGGGAAATCCGCATTCTTTGTTCGGGATAATGGCGTTGGCTTCGATATGGCCTACGCCGACCAATTGTTCAGAGCATTTCAGCGACTCCACGATGCCAGGGAATTCCCAGGGACCGGAATCGGACTGGCTACCGTTCAGCGCATCATCCGCAAGCACGGCGGTGACGTTTGGGCCGAATCCGAGACCGGCAAAGGGGCAGCCTTTTATTTCACGCTACAGCAGGAGAAAGCGTCATGA
- a CDS encoding response regulator gives MTIPVILLVEDNPDDEALTLRAFDKNKIRNSIVVAHDGAEALDYLFGAGSYEGRDVADQPQVVLLDLKLPKISGLDVLKRIREDKRTRYLPVVILTSSKEDQDVIEGYRLGANSYVRKPVNFDEFIEAAKQLGLYWLLLNESPPR, from the coding sequence ATGACGATACCGGTCATTTTGCTGGTTGAGGACAACCCGGACGATGAGGCACTGACGCTGCGCGCTTTTGATAAGAACAAAATTCGGAATAGCATCGTCGTCGCGCACGACGGCGCCGAGGCGCTTGATTATCTCTTCGGCGCTGGTTCTTACGAGGGACGCGATGTGGCTGACCAGCCACAAGTCGTACTGCTCGATCTCAAGCTACCCAAAATAAGTGGCCTGGATGTTCTGAAGCGGATTCGCGAGGACAAGAGGACTCGCTATTTACCTGTGGTCATCCTGACCTCCTCAAAGGAAGACCAGGACGTGATTGAAGGCTATCGCCTCGGAGCGAACAGCTATGTTCGCAAGCCAGTAAATTTTGACGAGTTTATCGAAGCGGCAAAGCAGCTAGGGCTCTATTGGCTGCTGCTTAACGAATCGCCGCCCAGGTGA
- a CDS encoding PAS domain S-box protein yields MPRPIKILIVEDSTADAALILRELSRGGYETEHRQVAQASTFNEALNENHWDVILCDYTMPGFRGTEALQIARNRGVNTPFIFVSGTIGEETAVAAMRAGAQDYVVKDNLSRLVPAIERELRETEVRKDWERSEKERRAAEGRFHSLLDLAPDAIVATDDTLQITIFNRAAEAMFGFVAEEVVGMTLEHLLPTEWSHEDPLHRAVDFEAIFVTGDGAGGRAEISGRRKDGDTFPAEVSIARLVENGQTGLMLVLRDISERKRAEATLRKLSSAVHHSASLIMITDRDGVIEYANPSLLRKMNFTEEEVVGKKPSIWKSGKTKEATYNQLWKTILAGMDWHGELENKCADGRSILVSATVSPVKDSTGEITNFISIQEDVTETRAIQRQLQQAQKMEAVGQLTGGIAHDFNNLLSIVIANLDSLIERLHSPAALELATEALQGALHGADLTKQMLAFSRSQTLNSVTIDVRTLLESSATMLQRTLGELVDVRIRVPENLWPCVADRSQLETAILNLAINGRDAMPGGGTLTVEASNAFLDEAYAALHAEIRAGNYVKISISDTGCGIPADDLARIIEPFFTTKEPGKGTGLGLSMVHGFAKQSAGHLNVYSELGHGTTVSLYLPRAIDESDGDTESLAAPVGSATGSESILVVDDNPSVRKAAVMQLTELGYQVIEAVDAKSALEIIEANTRVDLLFTDVIMPGGLTGFDLANEASRLQPDIKIILVTGFAEAAFRDQIGLENSVQLLTKPYRKQELALRVRQILDAT; encoded by the coding sequence ATGCCTAGACCCATAAAAATTTTGATCGTGGAAGACTCTACCGCAGATGCGGCGTTGATTCTGCGTGAACTATCGCGTGGCGGTTATGAAACCGAGCATCGTCAAGTAGCCCAAGCCAGCACCTTTAATGAAGCGCTAAACGAGAACCATTGGGACGTGATTCTCTGTGACTATACCATGCCCGGATTCCGTGGGACCGAGGCGCTCCAGATTGCCCGGAACCGGGGAGTGAACACGCCCTTCATCTTCGTGTCAGGTACGATCGGCGAAGAAACGGCAGTGGCCGCCATGCGGGCGGGGGCTCAAGACTATGTGGTGAAAGACAACCTAAGCCGTCTCGTCCCGGCGATCGAACGGGAACTGCGAGAGACCGAGGTTCGCAAGGACTGGGAACGTTCGGAAAAGGAACGACGCGCAGCAGAAGGGCGTTTTCACAGCCTGCTGGACCTCGCGCCCGATGCGATTGTCGCGACCGATGACACCTTGCAAATCACGATTTTTAACCGTGCGGCCGAGGCCATGTTCGGGTTCGTTGCCGAAGAGGTTGTCGGCATGACCCTGGAGCACCTCTTGCCAACCGAGTGGTCGCATGAGGACCCGTTGCACAGAGCCGTTGATTTCGAGGCCATTTTCGTGACGGGCGACGGTGCGGGCGGGCGCGCCGAGATTTCGGGCCGACGCAAGGACGGCGATACTTTTCCAGCGGAGGTCTCGATCGCCAGGTTGGTGGAGAACGGGCAAACAGGACTAATGCTGGTACTGCGCGACATCAGCGAACGTAAGCGTGCCGAGGCGACGCTGCGAAAGCTTTCGTCCGCGGTTCATCACAGTGCAAGTTTGATCATGATCACAGACCGGGACGGCGTCATAGAGTATGCCAATCCCAGCTTGCTCAGGAAAATGAACTTCACGGAGGAAGAGGTCGTCGGCAAGAAGCCCTCCATCTGGAAGTCGGGAAAGACCAAGGAGGCAACCTATAACCAGTTATGGAAAACGATCCTTGCGGGTATGGACTGGCATGGTGAACTTGAGAACAAATGCGCGGATGGTCGTTCCATCCTGGTTTCCGCGACGGTCTCTCCGGTTAAAGATTCCACCGGGGAAATTACCAACTTCATCAGCATTCAAGAGGATGTCACGGAAACCAGGGCAATTCAGAGGCAACTTCAACAGGCCCAGAAGATGGAGGCCGTCGGCCAACTGACCGGTGGTATAGCACATGATTTCAATAACTTGCTCAGCATCGTCATTGCCAATCTCGATTCCTTGATCGAACGGCTTCATTCGCCTGCTGCCCTGGAACTGGCGACCGAAGCTTTACAAGGCGCTCTTCACGGTGCCGACCTGACAAAGCAGATGTTGGCCTTTTCACGCAGTCAAACGTTGAATTCCGTCACCATAGACGTCAGAACTTTGCTGGAGTCATCCGCCACCATGCTCCAGCGGACGCTGGGTGAACTGGTAGATGTGCGCATTCGGGTTCCAGAGAATTTGTGGCCCTGCGTTGCGGATAGAAGTCAGTTGGAAACGGCCATCCTGAATCTCGCGATCAATGGTAGAGATGCGATGCCTGGTGGCGGGACATTGACCGTCGAAGCGTCGAATGCGTTCCTCGATGAAGCCTATGCAGCACTTCACGCAGAAATACGTGCTGGGAACTATGTAAAGATTTCCATCTCTGATACCGGGTGCGGTATACCCGCCGACGATTTGGCCCGCATCATAGAGCCGTTTTTTACAACCAAGGAACCAGGGAAGGGAACGGGCTTGGGCTTGAGCATGGTCCATGGCTTTGCCAAGCAGTCGGCCGGGCATCTGAATGTGTACAGCGAGCTGGGGCACGGCACGACGGTCAGCTTGTATTTACCGCGCGCCATTGATGAGAGTGATGGTGATACGGAAAGCCTCGCCGCGCCGGTTGGATCCGCGACGGGGAGCGAGTCAATCCTGGTAGTCGATGACAACCCCAGCGTCCGTAAGGCGGCCGTCATGCAACTGACGGAACTGGGGTATCAGGTAATCGAAGCGGTGGATGCAAAGTCGGCGCTGGAAATCATCGAAGCCAACACGCGCGTTGACCTCCTATTCACCGATGTGATCATGCCCGGCGGTTTGACCGGGTTTGATCTGGCCAACGAAGCCAGTCGGCTGCAGCCCGATATCAAGATTATTTTAGTGACGGGCTTTGCAGAGGCTGCGTTTCGCGATCAAATTGGTTTGGAGAACTCGGTTCAGTTACTAACCAAACCATATCGGAAACAGGAACTGGCGTTGCGGGTTCGGCAAATCTTGGACGCGACGTAA